From Halichoerus grypus chromosome 6, mHalGry1.hap1.1, whole genome shotgun sequence, one genomic window encodes:
- the H1-7 gene encoding testis-specific H1 histone — protein sequence MSGEKRADGQENEKWRFSEDKYSKQGKRQETRYVIRADISSKTCFPSLLFYRCVAVKNIVPSSTVWYHRLDSYFEASSFTYYWFYAVEVNGNTARALVGVAQKQWPRRAGSGAMAEVAGPTGESKGTEVKSQQATEKTFTAVQRRGLLSVLKVSQLLLRAITAHKGLTLAALKKELGNAGYEVRRKCCRHSGDAPWSEVKGTLLRVSGSDASGYFRVWKIPKPKRRPGRPRLEEGTRSSRRTLPGPRSPRRRCTRRGAAKKAREVWRRSTKVNTRGRKKRTRAKDSVRSRTREEVRAKGMDEGRGRTMKEDIRPRTREKKRPGPKPREEKKQDPVKPVKRTIQKTALVKTDQSSSSQGKTHDLRSARTKTSTKSESLQNAAGYS from the exons atgtcTGGTGAAAAACGTGCTGATGGGCAGGAGAATGAG AAATGGAGGTTTTCTGAAGACAAATATTctaagcaggggaagaggcaggagactCGTTATGTGATCAGGGCAG ATATTTCAAGTAAaacttgttttccttcccttcttttctatcGGTGTGTAGCAGTAAAGAATATAGTGCCTTCTAGTACAGTTTGGTACCACCGCCTTGATTCATACTTCGAGGCCAGCAGTTTTACCTACTATTGGTTTTACGCTGTTGAAGTAAATGGCAACACAG CTCGTGCCTTGGTGGGGGTGGCCCAAAAGCAGTggccccgcagagcggggagcggGGCCATGGCTGAGGTGGCTGGGCCCACTGGTGAATCCAAAGGCACTGAAGTTAAAAGCCAGCAGGCCACGGAGAAAACCTTCACGGCCGTGCAGAGGCGGGGCCTGCTCTCCGTGCTCAAAGTGTCCCAGCTGTTGCTCCGAGCCATCACCGCGCACAAAGGGCTGACTCTGGCTGCCCTCAAGAAGGAGCTTGGAAATGCTGGCTACGAAGTGCGCCGTAAGTGCTGCCGCCACTCGGGCGATGCACCCTGGTCTGAGGTTAAGGGCACGCTTCTCCGGGTCAGTGGCAGCGATGCCTCTGGCTACTTCAGGGTCTGGAAGATTCCGAAGCCGAAGAGAAGGCCAGGACGCCCGAGGTTGGAGGAGGGCACGCGCTCTTCGAGGAGGACCCTTCCCGGGCCGCGGAGCCCACGGCGGCGCTGCACGCGTCGCGGGGCAGCCAAGAAGGCCAGGGAAGTCTGGAGACGCAGCACGAAGGTAAACACAAGGGGGCGGAAGAAAAGGACAAGAGCCAAGGACTCGGTGCGTTCCAGAACCAGGGAGGAAGTGAGGGCCAAGGGGATGGACGAGGGGAGAGGACGGACCATGAAGGAAGACATCAGGCCTAGGACCCGAGAGAAGAAGAGGCCAGGCCCGAAGCCCAGGGAAGAGAAGAAGCAGGACCCGGTGAAGCCGGTAAAACGCACCATCCAGAAGACAGCCTTGGTTAAAACTGACCAAAGTTCTAGCAGTCAGGGGAAGA